One region of Mycobacterium riyadhense genomic DNA includes:
- a CDS encoding nitronate monooxygenase, which yields MHTAICDDLGIEFPIFAFTHCRDVVVAVSKAGGFGVLGAVGFTPEQLEIELTWIDEHIGDHPYGVDIVIPNKYEGMDSHLSAEELTKTLQAMVPQEHLDFARKILADHGVPIEDAAEDSLQLLGWTEATATPQVEVALKHSKVTLIANALGTPPADMINHIHESGRKVAALCGSPSQARKHADAGVDIIIAQGGEAGGHCGEVGSIVLWPQVVKEVAPLPVLAAGGIGSGQQIAAALALGAQGAWTGSQWLMVEEASNTPVQQAAYAKASSRDTVRSRSFTGKPARMLRNDWTEAWEQPDNPKPLGMPLQYMVSGMAVRATNKYPNETVDVAFNPVGQVVGQFTKVEKTATVIERWVQEYLQATTRLDELNAAAV from the coding sequence ATGCACACCGCCATCTGCGACGACCTCGGTATCGAGTTCCCCATTTTCGCTTTCACCCACTGTCGCGATGTCGTTGTCGCTGTCAGCAAGGCCGGCGGTTTCGGCGTTCTTGGGGCGGTCGGCTTCACCCCTGAACAGTTAGAGATCGAACTCACCTGGATCGATGAGCACATCGGTGATCATCCCTATGGGGTCGATATCGTCATTCCGAACAAGTACGAGGGCATGGACTCGCACCTGTCCGCCGAAGAGCTCACCAAAACATTGCAAGCGATGGTGCCGCAGGAGCACCTTGATTTCGCGCGCAAAATCCTTGCCGATCACGGTGTTCCGATCGAAGATGCTGCCGAGGACAGTCTCCAGCTACTCGGCTGGACCGAGGCGACCGCCACCCCGCAGGTCGAGGTGGCGCTCAAACACTCCAAGGTGACCTTGATCGCCAATGCGCTGGGCACCCCACCGGCGGACATGATCAACCACATTCACGAGTCCGGTCGCAAGGTGGCCGCATTGTGCGGGTCGCCTTCGCAGGCCCGCAAGCATGCCGACGCGGGCGTCGACATCATCATCGCCCAGGGCGGCGAGGCCGGCGGCCACTGTGGTGAGGTGGGCTCAATCGTCCTGTGGCCGCAGGTCGTCAAGGAGGTCGCCCCGCTCCCGGTGTTGGCCGCGGGTGGCATCGGCAGCGGGCAGCAGATCGCCGCGGCGTTGGCACTTGGTGCTCAAGGCGCGTGGACCGGCTCACAGTGGCTGATGGTCGAGGAGGCCTCCAATACCCCTGTGCAGCAAGCGGCATACGCCAAGGCGAGCAGTCGTGACACCGTCCGTAGCCGGTCGTTCACGGGTAAGCCGGCGCGGATGCTGCGCAACGACTGGACCGAGGCGTGGGAGCAACCGGACAACCCGAAGCCGCTTGGTATGCCGTTGCAGTACATGGTCTCCGGCATGGCGGTGCGGGCGACGAACAAGTACCCGAACGAGACCGTCGACGTCGCGTTCAACCCGGTCGGTCAGGTGGTTGGACAGTTCACGAAGGTGGAGAAGACGGCTACCGTCATCGAGCGCTGGGTGCAGGAGTACCTCCAGGCCACCACCAGGCTGGACGAACTCAACGCCGCCGCCGTGTGA
- the ag85B gene encoding diacylglycerol acyltransferase/mycolyltransferase Ag85B produces the protein MTEVSGKIRAWGRRLLVGAAAAATLPGLVGLAGGAATAGAFSRPGLPVEYLQVPSAAMGRSIKVQFQSGGDNSPAVYLLDGLRAQDDYNGWDINTPAFEWYYQSGLSIIMPVGGQSSFYSDWYSPACGKAGCQTYKWETFLTSELPQWLSANKSVKPTGSAAVGLSMAGSSALILAAYHPAQFIYAGSLSALMDPSQGMGPSLIGLAMGDAGGYKASDMWGPSSDPAWARNDPTVQIPRLVSNNTRLWVYCGNGTPSELGGANVPAEFLENFVRSSNLKFQDAYNAAGGHNAVFNFDSNGTHSWEYWGAQLNAMKGDLQSSLGAR, from the coding sequence ATGACTGAGGTGAGCGGGAAGATACGGGCCTGGGGCCGCCGACTTCTGGTCGGCGCAGCTGCCGCTGCCACACTGCCGGGTCTGGTCGGACTTGCCGGCGGAGCCGCAACCGCGGGAGCGTTCTCCCGTCCGGGTCTGCCGGTTGAGTACCTGCAGGTGCCTTCCGCGGCGATGGGCCGCAGCATCAAGGTCCAATTCCAGAGCGGCGGGGACAACTCGCCTGCGGTCTACCTGCTCGACGGCCTGCGTGCCCAGGACGACTACAACGGCTGGGACATCAACACCCCGGCGTTCGAGTGGTACTACCAGTCGGGCCTGTCGATCATCATGCCCGTCGGCGGCCAGTCCAGCTTCTACAGTGACTGGTACAGCCCCGCCTGCGGCAAGGCCGGCTGCCAGACCTACAAGTGGGAAACCTTCCTGACCAGCGAGCTGCCCCAATGGCTGTCCGCCAACAAGAGCGTCAAGCCCACGGGCAGCGCCGCGGTCGGCCTCTCGATGGCCGGCTCGTCGGCACTGATCCTGGCTGCCTATCACCCCGCGCAGTTCATCTACGCCGGCTCGCTGTCGGCGCTGATGGACCCCTCCCAGGGGATGGGTCCCTCGCTGATCGGCCTGGCGATGGGTGACGCCGGCGGCTACAAGGCCTCGGACATGTGGGGCCCGTCGAGCGACCCGGCATGGGCGCGTAATGACCCGACGGTCCAGATCCCGAGGTTGGTCTCCAACAACACCCGGCTCTGGGTGTACTGCGGTAACGGCACCCCGTCCGAGTTGGGCGGTGCCAACGTGCCGGCCGAATTCCTGGAGAACTTCGTGCGCAGCAGCAACCTGAAGTTCCAGGATGCCTACAACGCCGCCGGTGGCCACAACGCTGTGTTCAACTTCGACTCCAACGGGACGCACAGCTGGGAGTATTGGGGCGCTCAGCTCAACGCCATGAAGGGTGATCTGCAGAGCTCGTTGGGTGCCCGCTGA
- a CDS encoding alcohol dehydrogenase catalytic domain-containing protein: MSTHRAAQIQSPGAPLEIVEVATPPPGRDEVRIAVSACGVCGTDRHFAQGGFPGMSWPLTLGHEIAGTVAELGERVDNFVVGDRVAVGWFGGNCNQCDCCRKGIFIHCSNMKVPSWQYAGGYAESVTVPANALARIPAELSDIEAAPMGCAGVTTYNALRRTKALPGDRVAVLGVGGLGHLGVQFAVAMGFETIAIARGTAKAEDARKLGAQHYVDSTSGDVADALRALGGAAVVLATAGNSVAMADTIGGLLPQGELVAIGVTADPLPISPVQLINPGLSVIGHPSGTAKDIEETMHFAVLSGVRAWIEKLPLSRAADGYAAMEQGRSHYRTVLTM, from the coding sequence GTGTCCACTCACCGAGCTGCCCAAATCCAGTCGCCTGGTGCGCCATTAGAGATTGTCGAGGTCGCGACGCCTCCACCGGGCCGCGACGAGGTACGGATAGCGGTGTCCGCGTGTGGCGTATGCGGCACCGACCGCCACTTTGCCCAGGGTGGCTTCCCGGGCATGTCGTGGCCGCTGACCCTGGGGCACGAAATCGCCGGAACCGTAGCAGAACTCGGCGAACGGGTCGATAATTTCGTGGTTGGGGATCGCGTCGCCGTCGGGTGGTTCGGCGGAAACTGCAACCAGTGTGACTGCTGCCGCAAAGGCATTTTCATCCACTGCTCGAACATGAAAGTACCGAGCTGGCAGTATGCCGGCGGCTATGCCGAGTCGGTAACAGTTCCGGCAAATGCGTTGGCCCGCATACCTGCCGAGCTCTCCGACATCGAAGCCGCCCCGATGGGCTGTGCCGGTGTCACGACGTACAACGCGCTGCGTCGCACAAAGGCGTTGCCCGGTGATCGGGTCGCGGTACTCGGCGTTGGCGGGCTCGGCCATCTCGGGGTGCAGTTCGCCGTGGCGATGGGTTTTGAGACCATCGCAATCGCTCGCGGTACCGCCAAGGCCGAGGACGCCCGGAAACTGGGCGCCCAGCACTACGTCGACTCCACCAGCGGTGACGTCGCCGATGCACTGCGAGCCTTGGGTGGCGCCGCGGTCGTGCTGGCCACTGCCGGGAACTCGGTGGCCATGGCCGACACGATCGGTGGGTTACTGCCACAAGGTGAACTGGTCGCCATCGGTGTCACAGCAGATCCCCTGCCGATCAGTCCCGTGCAGCTGATAAATCCGGGACTCAGTGTTATCGGCCATCCCTCCGGGACCGCGAAAGATATCGAAGAAACAATGCATTTCGCGGTATTGTCCGGCGTGCGGGCGTGGATCGAGAAGCTCCCGTTGTCGCGGGCGGCCGACGGCTACGCGGCGATGGAGCAGGGGCGGTCACACTACCGCACCGTTCTGACGATGTGA
- a CDS encoding DUF7159 family protein, protein MDTVLGLSVTPTTVGWVLAEGHGADGTILDHHELELHGGHGVRAVHTARQAAAEVWRAREVATAGDHRLRVIGVTWNDEASAQAALLLEALTDAGFDNVVPVRMLDAVETLARAIAPVIGYKQTAVCILEHEWATVVMVDTHDGETQTAIKHVRGGFNGLTSWLTGMFDHSAWRPSGVVVVGSDRDVSDFSWQLEKALPVPVFAQTMAQVTVARGAALAAAQSTEFTDAQLVAHISEPAAVAARSRRLSYTGAATTLAAAAVTFVASLSLAVGLQLAPDQDPGTPKHVVHKPAPRVAEAAATAVAPPTSARPSIPAAAPKAPAQQEPVRLTAGEQLTESTPEETPSPMAPQTDPTNGLILTRVLEHIPGTYGETAGRPPE, encoded by the coding sequence TTGGATACGGTACTTGGGCTGTCAGTAACGCCGACCACAGTCGGGTGGGTACTTGCAGAAGGACACGGCGCCGACGGCACCATCCTGGATCATCACGAACTGGAACTGCACGGGGGTCATGGGGTACGCGCCGTCCACACCGCGCGGCAGGCGGCGGCGGAGGTATGGCGCGCTAGGGAAGTGGCCACCGCGGGTGATCATCGGCTGCGTGTCATTGGCGTCACCTGGAACGACGAAGCGTCGGCGCAGGCGGCACTGCTGTTGGAGGCTCTGACCGACGCGGGTTTCGACAACGTCGTTCCGGTTCGGATGCTCGATGCCGTGGAAACTCTGGCCCGGGCCATCGCACCCGTCATCGGCTACAAGCAAACCGCGGTGTGCATTCTCGAGCACGAGTGGGCCACAGTGGTCATGGTCGACACTCACGACGGAGAGACCCAAACGGCGATCAAGCATGTGCGTGGCGGCTTTAACGGGCTGACTTCCTGGCTGACGGGAATGTTTGACCACAGTGCATGGCGTCCCTCTGGCGTGGTTGTGGTCGGTTCCGACCGGGACGTCAGCGACTTTTCGTGGCAACTCGAAAAGGCTTTGCCGGTGCCGGTTTTCGCACAAACGATGGCGCAGGTGACCGTCGCGCGTGGTGCGGCCCTGGCGGCGGCACAAAGCACCGAGTTCACCGATGCGCAGCTGGTGGCCCATATCAGTGAGCCCGCCGCTGTGGCCGCGCGGTCTCGGCGGCTGTCCTACACCGGTGCTGCGACCACGTTGGCCGCGGCCGCGGTGACCTTCGTCGCCTCCCTTTCCCTGGCCGTGGGCCTTCAACTGGCTCCGGACCAAGATCCCGGAACGCCAAAACACGTGGTGCACAAACCGGCGCCGCGCGTCGCAGAAGCCGCGGCTACCGCCGTTGCACCGCCGACGTCGGCTCGGCCATCGATTCCCGCGGCAGCCCCCAAAGCCCCGGCGCAGCAAGAGCCCGTCCGGCTGACCGCCGGTGAACAGCTCACGGAATCCACTCCGGAGGAGACGCCAAGCCCCATGGCGCCGCAGACAGATCCGACCAATGGGCTCATATTGACCAGGGTGCTCGAGCACATCCCTGGCACCTATGGCGAGACAGCCGGGCGGCCACCGGAGTAG
- a CDS encoding glucose 1-dehydrogenase, whose amino-acid sequence MGRVDTKVALISGAARGMGESHARLLVAEGAEVVIGDILHDEGQALADELGAAARYVHLDVTNPEQWTAAAAAAVEQFGRLNVLVNNAGIINYGPLKTFDLTKWQRILDVNVTGTLLGIQAVVDPMIAAGGGSIINISSIEGLRGAAWVHGYVTSKWAVRGLTKSAALELAPNNVRVNSIHPGFIRTQMTAKLPQDTLNIPLGRPGEPQDVSSFVLFLASDESSYATAAEFVIDGGLVADVSHKAQ is encoded by the coding sequence ATGGGACGCGTCGATACGAAGGTTGCTCTGATCAGCGGCGCTGCGCGCGGGATGGGGGAGTCTCATGCGCGGTTGCTTGTCGCCGAGGGTGCCGAAGTGGTGATTGGCGACATCCTTCATGACGAAGGTCAGGCGCTTGCCGATGAATTGGGCGCCGCGGCGCGCTACGTGCATCTTGACGTGACCAATCCGGAGCAATGGACCGCCGCCGCGGCTGCGGCGGTGGAACAGTTCGGGCGGCTGAACGTGTTGGTCAACAACGCCGGGATCATAAACTACGGCCCGCTTAAGACTTTCGACCTAACCAAGTGGCAACGGATCCTCGACGTGAATGTCACCGGCACGCTGTTGGGCATTCAAGCCGTCGTCGATCCGATGATCGCCGCCGGCGGCGGCTCGATCATCAACATCTCATCTATTGAGGGACTGCGCGGCGCTGCGTGGGTGCACGGTTACGTCACCTCCAAGTGGGCGGTTCGCGGTCTGACAAAATCGGCCGCGCTCGAATTGGCACCAAATAACGTCCGCGTCAATTCTATTCATCCGGGCTTCATCCGGACCCAGATGACCGCCAAACTTCCGCAGGACACGCTCAACATCCCGCTCGGCCGACCCGGCGAACCCCAGGATGTGTCGTCATTCGTACTCTTTCTCGCCAGCGACGAGTCGTCGTATGCGACCGCCGCCGAGTTCGTTATCGACGGCGGTCTGGTCGCCGACGTTTCCCACAAGGCACAGTAG
- a CDS encoding transglycosylase family protein: MTNIAKPLIKSAMAAGFIATGMSLSTGVADADVMNWEAVAECESGGDWRANTGNGAYGGLQFKQATWEEYGGVGNPANASKQQQIAVANRVLAGQGPGAWPKCAAAGGLPPVPVVLPKPVRQLEQTVLGILGIFTPKQ, encoded by the coding sequence ATGACGAACATCGCAAAGCCCCTCATCAAGTCCGCCATGGCCGCGGGTTTCATCGCGACGGGGATGTCGCTATCCACCGGCGTCGCAGACGCCGATGTCATGAACTGGGAAGCCGTCGCCGAGTGCGAGTCCGGCGGCGACTGGCGCGCTAATACGGGCAATGGCGCCTACGGAGGTCTGCAGTTCAAGCAAGCCACGTGGGAGGAATACGGCGGCGTCGGAAACCCTGCAAACGCCTCTAAGCAGCAACAAATCGCCGTAGCCAACCGAGTCCTGGCCGGCCAGGGACCCGGCGCATGGCCGAAATGTGCCGCCGCAGGCGGCCTGCCACCCGTGCCGGTGGTGTTGCCCAAGCCGGTACGTCAACTGGAGCAGACTGTCCTTGGGATCCTCGGGATATTCACGCCCAAACAATGA
- a CDS encoding SRPBCC family protein yields the protein MEGSATVHMAAPADKIWELIADIRNTGRFSPETFEAEWLGDSTGPELGARFRGHVRRNGIGPVYWTTCEVTACEPGREFGFAAMLGDRPVNNWHYRLTPAGDGTDVTESFRLAPSVLTSVYYWVFGGWLRQRNNIRDMNKTLQRIKDVVEAG from the coding sequence ATGGAGGGTTCAGCGACAGTTCATATGGCGGCACCAGCGGACAAGATCTGGGAATTAATCGCAGATATTAGAAATACCGGACGGTTCTCACCGGAAACCTTCGAGGCCGAGTGGCTTGGTGACTCGACCGGCCCCGAGCTCGGCGCCCGGTTCCGCGGGCACGTCCGGCGCAACGGGATCGGGCCGGTCTACTGGACGACCTGCGAGGTCACCGCGTGCGAGCCGGGCCGCGAGTTCGGATTTGCTGCGATGCTCGGCGACCGGCCCGTGAACAACTGGCACTACCGGTTGACGCCGGCCGGTGACGGCACCGATGTGACCGAGTCATTTCGGCTGGCTCCGTCCGTGCTGACGAGCGTGTACTACTGGGTGTTCGGGGGGTGGTTAAGACAGCGCAACAACATCCGCGACATGAACAAGACGCTGCAGCGCATCAAGGATGTGGTCGAAGCTGGCTAA
- a CDS encoding YceI family protein → MMDESDGELLVRTGVTGRAARMGHRLTIAISRWRATVRWVEGEPTTGELAVEANSLEVLRGEGGVKGLSGPEKVLVRSNALRSLDAERYPAIRFTAQAIDKTADGYRLSGTLHIRKRSRDHVINLRTDDLGDSWRMTAESVVRQSDYDVKPYSLLMSSLQVADEVTVSFNVIRAKDGSGSTRIQT, encoded by the coding sequence ATGATGGACGAATCCGACGGCGAATTGCTTGTTCGGACCGGCGTTACCGGCAGGGCGGCGCGAATGGGTCATCGGCTCACCATCGCAATCAGCCGGTGGCGGGCCACGGTGAGGTGGGTGGAGGGTGAACCCACCACCGGAGAGCTTGCGGTCGAGGCGAATTCGTTGGAGGTGCTGCGCGGCGAAGGCGGCGTCAAAGGCTTGTCCGGGCCCGAGAAGGTGTTGGTTCGGTCGAATGCGCTGAGATCGCTTGACGCGGAACGTTATCCCGCTATCCGCTTCACCGCGCAAGCCATTGACAAAACCGCCGACGGATACCGCCTGAGCGGTACATTGCACATCCGGAAACGGTCGCGCGATCATGTAATCAACTTGCGCACAGACGATCTCGGTGACTCGTGGCGCATGACTGCGGAGTCTGTCGTCCGGCAGTCCGATTACGACGTCAAGCCGTACTCACTGTTGATGAGCTCACTGCAAGTCGCCGACGAAGTGACCGTGTCCTTTAACGTAATTCGCGCCAAGGACGGTAGCGGCTCAACCCGAATTCAAACCTGA
- a CDS encoding cytochrome P450: MTTAKRIPNLPPGFDFTDPDIYAERLPVAELAEMRRAAPIWWNEQPVGRGGFDDGGFWVVSKHKDVKEVSLRSDIFSSLQKTALPRYKDGTIGEQIDRGKFVLLNMDAPQHTRLRKIISRGFTPRAVERLRDDLSERARRIVELAAAEGSGDFVEQVSCELPLQAIAGLLGVPQEDRMKLFHWSNEMVGDQDPEFSTHDAMAASVELITYAMQMAADRAKNPGDDIVTKLVEADIEGHRLSEDEFGFFVILLAVAGNETTRNSITQGMMAFTNFPDQWELYKRERPATTADEIVRWATPVTSFQRTALQDYELSGVQIKKGQRVVMVYRSANFDEDVFDDPFTFNILRNPNPHVGFGGTGAHYCIGANLARMTIDLMFNAIADVMPNLESIGKPERLRSGWLNGIKHWQVDYHSNGAAKCPVAH, from the coding sequence ATGACGACAGCCAAGCGGATCCCCAACCTGCCCCCCGGGTTCGATTTCACCGACCCGGACATCTACGCCGAGCGGTTGCCGGTTGCAGAGCTCGCCGAGATGCGTCGAGCCGCGCCGATCTGGTGGAACGAGCAGCCGGTCGGCCGGGGCGGCTTTGATGACGGCGGCTTCTGGGTGGTGTCCAAGCACAAGGACGTCAAAGAGGTCTCATTGCGCAGCGATATCTTTTCCAGCCTGCAGAAGACCGCATTGCCACGCTATAAGGACGGCACCATTGGCGAGCAAATCGACAGGGGCAAGTTCGTCCTGCTCAACATGGATGCTCCGCAGCACACCCGGCTGCGCAAGATCATCTCGCGGGGCTTCACTCCCCGCGCCGTCGAGCGGTTGCGCGATGACCTAAGTGAGCGTGCCCGGCGCATCGTCGAGCTGGCGGCCGCCGAAGGTTCCGGCGATTTCGTCGAACAGGTGTCCTGTGAATTGCCGTTGCAAGCAATCGCCGGGTTGCTGGGTGTACCGCAAGAGGACCGCATGAAGCTCTTCCACTGGTCGAACGAGATGGTGGGCGACCAAGATCCCGAGTTCTCCACCCATGACGCCATGGCCGCCTCGGTGGAACTGATCACGTATGCCATGCAAATGGCCGCCGACCGGGCCAAGAACCCAGGGGACGACATCGTCACCAAGTTGGTCGAGGCCGACATCGAGGGCCACAGACTCTCCGAAGACGAGTTCGGCTTTTTCGTCATTCTGCTGGCGGTCGCTGGTAACGAGACCACCCGCAACTCCATCACGCAGGGCATGATGGCCTTCACCAACTTCCCCGACCAGTGGGAGCTGTACAAGAGGGAACGTCCGGCCACCACGGCCGACGAAATCGTCCGGTGGGCGACCCCGGTCACCTCGTTCCAGCGCACTGCCCTCCAGGACTACGAACTGTCTGGTGTCCAGATCAAGAAGGGTCAGCGGGTGGTGATGGTTTACCGGTCCGCCAACTTCGACGAGGACGTGTTCGACGACCCGTTCACCTTCAACATCCTGCGTAATCCCAATCCCCACGTGGGATTTGGCGGCACTGGTGCACACTACTGCATCGGTGCCAACTTGGCGCGGATGACTATCGATTTGATGTTCAACGCGATCGCCGACGTCATGCCAAACCTGGAATCGATCGGAAAACCCGAACGGCTGCGCTCGGGCTGGCTCAACGGCATCAAGCATTGGCAGGTCGACTATCACAGCAATGGGGCAGCCAAATGCCCTGTCGCACACTAG